Proteins encoded within one genomic window of Phycisphaerae bacterium:
- a CDS encoding 5-formyltetrahydrofolate cyclo-ligase has translation MPKKLLRQDLRRRLSAIAPEALQQRSAAACRLLCEQDEYRRAEVLMLFLSTAHEVDTRQLALQAWADTKTVLAPRVSWDQRRMLPVEIQSLASGVQEGFMGIREPVEGMPIPVSDIDLVIVPGLGFDEHGNRLGRGRGFYDRFLSHPDFRGVSCALALEDQVVERIPVGPSDVRVDMLVTDARVRRFSH, from the coding sequence GTGCCGAAGAAACTGCTGCGACAGGACCTGCGCCGCCGCCTGAGCGCAATCGCGCCCGAGGCCCTCCAGCAGCGCAGCGCCGCCGCCTGTCGCCTGCTCTGCGAGCAGGACGAGTACCGGCGCGCCGAGGTCCTGATGCTGTTTCTGTCAACCGCGCACGAGGTGGACACGCGCCAGCTCGCGCTGCAGGCCTGGGCCGACACGAAGACCGTCCTGGCCCCGCGTGTCTCCTGGGACCAGCGGCGCATGCTGCCGGTCGAGATCCAGTCCCTGGCCAGCGGCGTACAAGAAGGCTTTATGGGCATCCGCGAGCCCGTCGAGGGGATGCCCATCCCCGTCTCCGACATCGACCTCGTCATCGTGCCCGGTCTCGGCTTCGACGAGCACGGCAACCGCCTAGGCCGCGGGCGCGGCTTCTATGACCGCTTCCTATCGCACCCGGACTTTCGTGGCGTCTCGTGCGCCCTGGCCCTCGAGGACCAGGTCGTCGAGCGCATCCCGGTCGGCCCATCGGACGTGCGGGTCGATATGCTCGTCACCGACGCCCGCGTGCGCCGCTTCTCACACTAG